Proteins found in one Kluyveromyces marxianus DMKU3-1042 DNA, complete genome, chromosome 2 genomic segment:
- the RAD55 gene encoding putative DNA-dependent ATPase RAD55, which produces MSLGVPLSQIIQGRSERVRSGIKGLDAALNDGFQPQSIYEVYGVPGIGKTKLGVQLMNENCEKTKCLWIDTVEQAPLSLIEDSETCYFTRVKKFTQLWYMFQHLEKSYGLIVIDGFSQLVVEYLRVYEKNSGKRVSLHDFKVKSLIHIFAIMTKYATANNTVIVLLNDAMNTGYQDYSDEAVTSYQGDASSGSFLVKSVKKRHIQVLKSGLIANAAVGGKDGRWEVFLRSRIGLFWVWDPASESKVPDVLRQFVVWKRSSSQPQIVYVKTNERGKFCDGPVAPPVKMASTSTPSITPSVTTPSVTTSPPISSTEIGKESTTPRTESENESELDSASESSIRKRRRILRAVVRTDPGPTSNSELIKSHSQPPTPTFSQNIIQFTPRIVYSDAPVEFTTPEVSTSSIGSLQTSDDLDIVYNSEG; this is translated from the coding sequence GATCTGAGCGCGTACGAAGCGGTATAAAAGGATTAGACGCGGCTTTAAACGATGGATTTCAACCGCAATCAATTTACGAGGTATATGGAGTACCGGGAATTGGGAAGACGAAACTTGGAGTACAGCTAATGAATGAAAACTGCGAGAAAACGAAATGTCTTTGGATAGACACGGTAGAGCAGGCACCTTTGAGCCTTATAGAGGATAGCGAGACATGTTACTTCACCAGGGTTAAAAAGTTTACGCAACTGTGGTATATGTTCCAGCATCTCGAGAAGTCATATGGGCTGATAGTTATTGACGGTTTTTCCCAACTAGTGGTAGAATATCTACGAGTATATGAGAAAAACTCTGGCAAAAGGGTTTCGCTACATGATTTTAAGGTAAAGAGCCTGATTCACATCTTTGCAATTATGACCAAGTATGCCACAGCAAATAACACTGTGATAGTGCTTCTGAACGATGCGATGAACACAGGATATCAAGACTATTCGGACGAAGCTGTCACGTCTTACCAGGGTGATGCGTCATCTGGCAGCTTCCTTGTAAAATCTGTAAAGAAGAGGCATATTCAAGTGCTTAAGAGCGGGCTAATAGCGAACGCTGCAGTTGGCGGAAAAGACGGCCGGTGGGAGGTCTTTTTGAGGAGCCGCATAGGTCTCTTTTGGGTGTGGGATCCTGCGTCAGAAAGCAAAGTTCCTGATGTCCTGCGTCAATTTGTAGTGTGGAAAAGAAGCAGCTCCCAACCGCAAATTGTTTACGTGAAAACAAACGAAAGAGGGAAGTTCTGCGACGGTCCTGTTGCTCCTCCAGTAAAAATGgcatcaacatcaacaccaAGCATAACACCAAGCGTAACAACCCCAAGCGTAACAACATCTCCGCCAATCTCTTCAACagaaattggaaaagaaagcaCTACTCCACGTACCGAATCAGAAAATGAATCAGAATTGGACAGTGCTTCAGAATCGTCCATACGcaaacgaagaagaattttaAGGGCCGTTGTTCGTACCGACCCTGGCCCTACATCGAACTCTGAACTCATCAAGAGCCATAGTCAACCACCCACACCAACTTTCTCCCAAAACATAATTCAGTTCACTCCAAGAATAGTATACTCTGATGCTCCCGTAGAATTCACAACACCGGAAGTGTCAACTTCGTCTATAGGTTCACTACAGACATCAGATGATTTAGACATAGTTTATAATAGCGAAGGCTAG
- the MUC1 gene encoding flocculation protein FLO11: MKFQLFCLFAYLWQAVFVAAAGNSPNFVQGDQGSVSVKATNGCPCLDFSFHAQNTGTIQYNVDVTDVKWVQDNIYTVTIHTYGSKQIPLKSLWSLKIIGVNSPDGGTFQLYGFNEKTFKIDNPTDWSATFRVYGQPDGSDPSIVWMPSFQIQFEYCQGNTDCSNWSYGATSFDLMTGCNNYDNMKRSQTDAPSYFWPAHGSGDVKYPKNYPCEKPKTTSSTTTSKTTSKTTSKTSSKTSSSTTTSKTTSKTTSKTTSKTTSKTSSSTTTTTSKSSASSKTTLQPKQQTATLPKSSTSAPSSSAIVSNTTTAQPTTKSSSAIVSSTASSNTETSATVSSAVVSNTTTVQPTTKSSSPIVSSTASSSTETSATVSSAIVSNTTTAQSSSQLSSSTSSSVGLSSTIVNSSSSSSTSSGPSNWYANSSTTLNPKQGTATVPGQNPTPFGNTGFGPVPTGPAPTGPAPSGPAPTGPAPSGPAPTGPAPSGPAPSGPAPSGPAPSGPAPSGPAKSGPAPSGKRTSAVVSSSVVISSSASTSTSVSSPAFYGNITSHTVPPNPITTARTPGKPPANFPITHGTPIANTSVSAFSSTTTLAVPPESQSETAGITTDSEGETTSTVIPTPDGQGTPGKPRGGNQPPSNPTGDVVTSYQTGPNGETTGTAEVPQPTTAFETTLTSGSNTVVTTMTPPSNPKGGNQPPSNPDGGVVTSYQTGPNGETTGTAEVPQPTTAFETTLTSGSNTVVTTMTPPSNPKGDNQPPSNPNGNQPPSNPNGNQPPANPKGNQPPANPKGNNQPPANPDGGVVTSYQTGPNGETTGTTEVPPPTAAYETTLTSGSDTVVTTMTPPSNPKGNNQPPSNPDGGVVTSYQTGPNGETTGTTEVPEPTTGYATTVTSGSSTFVTTMTPEGPSGPSDPSDPSNPSGGVVTSYQTGPNGETTGTTEVPEPTTGYATTVTSGSSTFVTTMTPEGPSGPSDPSNPSGDVITSYQTGPNGETTGTTEVPEPTTGYATTVTSGSSTFVTTMTPEGPSGPSGPSGTANPSDGIVTSYLTGSDGETTGTTEVPEPTTAYATTVTSGSSTFVTTMTPPSNPNGGSPTTIQQYTPSGYSGEPTASVFEGAAPSVGSGRFISTVLPLVLAAFML, encoded by the coding sequence atgAAGTTCCAATTGTTTTGCTTATTCGCCTACTTATGGCAAGCAGTCTTCGTGGCAGCTGCCGGTAATAGCCCAAACTTTGTTCAGGGTGACCAGGGTTCAGTGTCTGTGAAGGCAACAAATGGTTGTCCATGTCTAGACTTTTCATTCCATGCTCAAAACACAGGTACAATCCAATACAATGTAGATGTCACTGACGTCAAATGGGTGCAGGACAACATTTACACTGTTACAATACACACGTATGGTTCCAAACAAATTCCTTTAAAGTCTCTATGGTCTTTGAAGATCATTGGTGTTAACTCTCCAGATGGCGGGACTTTCCAGTTATATGGGTTCAACGAAAAGACTTTTAAGATTGACAACCCAACCGACTGGAGTGCTACTTTCCGTGTTTATGGTCAACCTGATGGATCGGATCCATCGATTGTTTGGATGCCTTCATTCCAAATCCAATTCGAATACTGCCAAGGTAACACCGATTGCTCTAACTGGTCATATGGTGCAACTTCCTTCGATTTGATGACTGGTTGTAACAACTATGACAACATGAAGAGATCTCAAACTGACGCTCCAAGTTACTTCTGGCCAGCCCATGGAAGTGGAGATGTCAAATATCCAAAGAATTACCCATGCGAAAAACCTAAGACTACTTCATCGACCACTACTTCTAAGACTACTTCTAAGACTACTTCTAagacttcttcaaagacttCTTCATCGACCACTACTTCTAAGACCACTTCTAAGACCACTTCTAAGACCACTTCTAAGACCACTTCTAAGACTTCTTCATCGaccactactaccactTCGAAATCTTCCGCTTCCAGTAAAACCACTTTGcaaccaaaacaacaaacagCAACTCTTCCTAAATCTAGCACCTCCGCTCCTTCTAGTTCGGCTATTGTGTCCAACACTACTACAGCTCAACCAACTACTAAGTCTAGTTCAGCAATTGTGTCGTCTACTGCATCATCAAATACCGAAACTAGTGCTACAGTTTCATCAGCAGTTGTGTCTAACACTACTACAGTTCAACCAACCACTAAATCTAGTTCGCCAATTGTTTCCTCCACTGCATCTTCATCTACCGAAACTAGTGCTACAGTTTCATCAGCAATTGTGTCTAACACTACTACAGCTCAGTCGAGTTCTCAGTTGTCATCTTCTACATCTTCATCAGTTGGATTGTCATCTACTATAGTCAatagttcttcttcgtcttcgaCCAGCTCAGGTCCAAGCAACTGGTATGCAAACTCTTCGACTACTTTGAATCCAAAGCAGGGAACAGCTACAGTACCAGGACAAAATCCAACACCATTTGGCAATACAGGATTTGGCCCAGTACCAACCGGTCCAGCACCAACCGGTCCAGCACCATCTGGTCCAGCACCAACCGGTCCAGCACCATCTGGTCCAGCACCAACCGGTCCAGCACCATCTGGCCCAGCACCATCTGGCCCAGCACCATCTGGCCCAGCACCATCTGGCCCAGCACCATCTGGCCCAGCAAAATCTGGCCCAGCACCATCTGGAAAACGAACCTCAGCAGTGGTTTCAAGTTCTGTTGTGATATCGAGCAGTGCTTCAACTTCTACATCAGTAAGCTCTCCAGCTTTCTATGGGAACATTACTTCTCATACTGTCCCACCAAACCCAATCACAACAGCAAGAACACCTGGAAAGCCACCAGCAAATTTCCCTATTACGCACGGTACCCCCATCGCTAACACAAGTGTTTCCGCATTTTCATCTACCACGACGTTAGCTGTTCCACCTGAATCTCAAAGTGAAACTGCCGGTATTACTACTGATTCCGAAGGCGAGACTACCAGTACCGTCATTCCTACTCCTGATGGTCAAGGAACACCGGGGAAGCCAAGGGGTGGTAACCAACCACCATCCAACCCAACTGGAGACGTAGTTACCTCTTACCAAACTGGTCCAAATGGTGAAACTACAGGTACTGCTGAAGTTCCTCAACCAACCACTGCGTTTGAAACCACCTTGACTTCCGGTTCTAATACCGTCGTTACTACCATGACTCCTCCATCGAATCCAAAGGGTGGTAACCAACCCCCATCCAACCCAGATGGAGGCGTAGTTACCTCTTACCAAACTGGTCCAAATGGTGAAACTACAGGTACTGCTGAAGTTCCTCAACCAACCACTGCGTTTGAAACCACCTTGACTTCCGGTTCTAATACTGTCGTTACTACCATGACTCCTCCATCCAATCCAAAGGGTGATAACCAACCACCATCCAATCCAAACGGTAACCAACCACCATCCAATCCAAACGGTAACCAACCACCAGCCAATCCAAAGGGTAACCAACCACCAGCCAATCCAAAGGGTAACAACCAACCACCAGCCAACCCAGATGGAGGCGTAGTTACCTCTTACCAAACTGGTCCAAATGGTGAAACTACAGGTACCACTGAAGTTCCTCCACCAACCGCTGCATATGAGACAACCTTAACTTCCGGTTCTGATACTGTCGTTACTACCATGACTCCTCCATCCAATCCAAAGGGTAACAACCAACCACCATCCAATCCAGATGGAGGTGTGGTTACCTCCTACCAAACTGGTCCAAATGGTGAAACCACTGGTACCACTGAAGTTCCTGAACCAACCACCGGATATGCAACTACAGTTACCTCTGGTTCCAGTACTTTCGTTACTACCATGACTCCAGAAGGTCCATCCGGTCCATCCGATCCATCCGATCCATCGAACCCATCTGGAGGTGTGGTTACCTCCTACCAAACTGGTCCAAATGGTGAAACCACTGGTACCACTGAAGTTCCTGAACCAACCACCGGATATGCAACTACAGTTACCTCTGGTTCCAGTACTTTCGTTACTACCATGACTCCAGAAGGTCCATCCGGTCCATCTGATCCATCGAACCCATCTGGAGATGTGATTACCTCTTACCAAACTGGTCCAAATGGTGAAACCACTGGTACCACTGAAGTTCCTGAACCAACCACCGGATATGCAACTACAGTTACCTCTGGTTCCAGTACTTTCGTTACTACCATGACTCCAGAAGGTCCATCCGGTCCATCCGGTCCATCCGGTACAGCCAACCCATCTGATGGTATTGTCACTTCTTACTTAACTGGTTCAGATGGTGAAACCACCGGTACCACTGAAGTTCCTGAACCAACCACTGCATACGCAACTACAGTTACCTCTGGTTCCAGTACTTTCGTTACTACCATGACTCCTCCATCTAATCCAAACGGTGGTTCTCCAACCACTATTCAACAATACACTCCTTCTGGTTACTCAGGAGAACCAACGGCCAGCGTCTTCGAAGGTGCAGCCCCATCTGTTGGTTCTGGCAGATTCATTTCTACTGTTCTACCATTGGTACTTGCCGCTTTCATGCTCTAG
- the UBP3 gene encoding mRNA-binding ubiquitin-specific protease UBP3 translates to MDGRDYSGSMYPPQEPGQDMGNMAYMAPPSQFGFANMYMDMGGYSAPAGHYPPYPMAIYAPTMDAMAHQQPHIQQPKKKMTFNKNANFKPNAYNNYMPMNTNVPNTSPNSSKVSEKGLEYRFEVGNSNYFNKESLKETYPFYINTDYDEFSKARSKREQLQSEKKAALTKQLETSTNTTQTEAKKKTTSKSVTDSKLDEPNNYEGSEESERSEGSEELDKTSQVDNLKTEKQNAANQKPIETENTATARSSSASPERPVQSLSPKPVPAQNLPVKSWSKLAAGGLSKTKAHQTAPNLATAKKDKKYIPPTVKSLEPLGSVALRVCFDQEFTSHTLQNSKAEKLITELVPRGIYNKGSICFISSVLQLLIHCRSFVNILNVIHMTSVQKSTSVSPLLEACMEIFKCFDRATVNQELAQARENSKTKSNSSNSNSNIKSIDPEHFYKSISNLPKFKDLTWGRQEDAEEFLTHMLDQLHEEFIHSINILSSNDILNIVQSLQDNDQKAYFLRYITKYKNATFTEKPDQALKVLLEKYKQPGDLTDVDDKEWKEVSKKGKKSKSASKRITEVESSPISTIFGGQFRSVLDTPQNKESQSITYDPFQTIQMDISSPDVVDLETAFQKFSEHEIIEVKSSSGNEVEAMKQTCIDKLPNVLVIQLKRFSFVSQSTKGDLSNYNTYNGRIEKIRKTVKYGHELIIPNKSISPNLASTATSEDQFKYTLSGVIYHHGVSPSGGHYTCDVYDKGLNKWFRIDDVNVEEIKNREDVLAGNDNSAESRTAYILLYEKVK, encoded by the coding sequence ATGGATGGAAGAGATTATTCTGGGTCTATGTATCCACCACAGGAGCCTGGTCAAGACATGGGAAACATGGCTTACATGGCTCCCCCTTCGCAGTTTGGTTTCGCTAATATGTACATGGATATGGGCGGGTACAGCGCCCCTGCAGGGCACTATCCGCCTTACCCTATGGCAATTTATGCACCAACTATGGATGCTATGGCCCATCAGCAACCTCATATCCAACAAcctaagaagaaaatgacatTCAACAAGAATGCTAACTTCAAGCCAAATGCTTACAATAATTATATGCCTATGAACACGAATGTACCCAATACCTCTCCAAACTCTTCGAAAGTGTCAGAAAAGGGTTTAGAATATAGATTTGAAGTTGGAAACAGTAACTACTTCAATAAGGAGTCACTTAAGGAAACATACCCATTCTATATAAACACCGACTACGATGAGTTTTCCAAAGCAAGGTCAAAAAGAGAACAGTTACAGAGTGAGAAAAAAGCAGCTCTTACCAAACAACTAGAAACATCCACTAACACTACCCAGACCGAagctaagaagaaaactacCTCAAAAAGTGTTACAGATTCAAAGCTTGATGAACCTAACAATTATGAGGGATCTGAAGAATCTGAGAGGTCTGAGGGATCTGAGGAACTTGATAAAACCTCACAAGTAGACAATTtaaaaactgaaaaacaaaacgcAGCCAATCAAAAGCCTATTGAAACGGAAAACACGGCTACTGCAAGATCAAGTTCTGCTTCTCCAGAACGTCCAGTGCAATCACTTTCTCCTAAGCCTGTACCTGCACAAAACCTTCCTGTAAAGTCATGGTCTAAACTAGCAGCAGGAGGCCTAAGTAAGACGAAAGCACATCAAACAGCTCCAAACCTTGCTACTGCAAAGAAGgataaaaaatatatccCTCCTACTGTCAAGAGCCTTGAACCGTTAGGATCGGTAGCTTTAAGAGTATGCTTTGATCAAGAATTTACTTCTCATACTCTCCAAAATTCGAAAGCTGAAAAATTAATAACTGAACTAGTGCCAAGAGGAATATATAACAAAGGCAGCATCTGTTTCATATCCTCCGTATTACAGTTGCTTATTCACTGTAGAAGCTTTGTGAACATTTTAAATGTCATTCACATGACTTCAGTTCAAAAATCAACGTCCGTATCCCCATTACTAGAGGCCTGTATGGAGATATTCAAATGTTTTGATAGGGCTACAGTAAATCAAGAACTAGCTCAAGCAAGAGAAAACTCCAAGACGAAGTCCAACTCAAGCAACTCTAATTCCAACATCAAATCCATAGATCCTGAACACTTTTACAAATCAATTTCCAACTTGCCAAAGTTCAAAGATCTAACTTGGGGTCGCCAAGAAGATGCGGAAGAATTTTTAACGCATATGCTCGACCAGCTTCACGAGGAGTTCATTCACAGCATTAACATTTTAAGTAGTAACGATATCTTGAATATTGTCCAAAGCTTGCAAGATAATGATCAGAAAGCTTACTTTTTGAGATACATCACCAAATACAAGAACGCTACATTCACGGAAAAGCCTGACCAAGCCTTGAAAGTTCTACTAGAGAAATACAAACAACCTGGAGATTTGactgatgttgatgataAAGAGTGGAAAGAAGTTAGCAAGAAAGGCAAAAAGTCTAAGAGCGCATCCAAACGGATCACAGAAGTAGAGTCAAGCCCAATATCAACTATATTTGGTGGTCAATTCCGTTCCGTTCTTGACACTCCTCAAAATAAAGAATCTCAATCTATTACTTACGATCCCTTCCAAACTATTCAAATGGATATATCAAGTCCAGATGTCGTTGACTTGGAGACTGCTTTCCAAAAATTCAGTGAACACGAAATAATTGAAGTAAAGAGTTCCTCTGGAAACGAGGTGGAAGCAATGAAGCAAACTTGCATAGATAAGTTGCCCAACGTTCTTGTAATTCAGTTAAAACGGTTCTCTTTCGTTTCACAGTCAACGAAAGGTGACTTAAGCAATTACAACACTTATAATGGGCGCATTGAGAAAATTAGAAAAACAGTGAAGTATGGTCACGAATTAATTATTCCAAACAAGTCAATTTCACCCAACCTTGCGTCTACAGCAACATCTGAGGACCAATTCAAATATACCCTAAGCGGTGTTATATATCACCATGGTGTTTCACCTAGTGGAGGACATTACACTTGTGACGTGTACGATAAAGGATTAAATAAATGGTTTAGAATTGATGATGTAAACGTCGAAGAGATAAAGAACAGAGAAGACGTTTTAGCAGGTAATGATAATTCCGCTGAGTCCAGAACTGCTTACATTTTACTGTACGAGAAGGTAAAATAA
- the SHU2 gene encoding Shu2p, with translation MELCQERFLNYSSLLSSLVNEDGTGLNDTTVAFLHQLFPNDMFVKAFSLLETHNIFLYVWSSSEGSNNGIYDVSALAETLYDDNLGSTTLLRMIVQSIDQEFSKEPIYVDVSAWFCSCSEYSECLQDLTSITIADEDPLDKYFEIYSHSTGDCFSRIRENMYMNTSKTLCQHLLAGAILLQTSAKVLKYFTAVKQTVSLICISNKDDWLKLHLNIVE, from the coding sequence ATGGAATTATGTCAGGAGAGGTTCTTGAACTACTCCAGTTTACTTTCTTCATTAGTGAATGAAGATGGAACAGGATTAAACGACACTACCGTGGCATTCCTGCATCAACTATTTCCCAATGATATGTTTGTGAAGGCTTTCTCTTTACTTGAAACCCATAACATCTTTCTGTATGTATGGAGTTCGAGTGAAGGGTCTAACAATGGAATATATGATGTGTCAGCTCTAGCGGAAACTCTTTATGATGATAACCTTGGATCTACTACTTTACTTAGGATGATTGTTCAGTCTATCGATCAAGAATTCTCTAAAGAACCTATATATGTGGATGTTTCTGCATGGTTCTGTTCTTGTAGCGAGTATTCCGAGTGCTTACAGGATCTCACATCGATTACTATTGCGGATGAGGATCCATTGGACAAATATTTCGAGATATACTCACATTCGACAGGTGACTGTTTCTCAAGGATTAGGGAAAATATGTACATGAACACTAGTAAGACTCTTTGTCAGCACCTATTAGCTGGGGCAATACTTCTACAAACATCAGCAAAAGTGCTAAAATACTTCACAGCAGTAAAACAGACCGTCTCATTAATCTGCATTAGTAACAAAGACGATTGGCTGAAGCTACACCTGAATATAGTGGAATAA
- a CDS encoding 2-aminoadipate transaminase gives MTTHPKTTATSKPINFFKGHPSFRLLPREAIIEATTQLLSPEVRDFDDKNEDRHPLTYGPDEGSLWVRTAIADFNNTCFQLAEEKMKSKAEYINLTAGASYGVMNILQQTTLPHTGYTRQAFLVSPTYFLINETFIDSGFGGKLTAIEELGHGRIDLETLEKKIKYFDSISVDHPSDLDLITAPNSSKKVYRYVIYLIPTYSNPGGQTYSLETRIKLIELARKHDMLIISDDVYDLLKYDDPLDKLPRPLPRLTHLDRLSYENGESGYGNTVSNATFSKLIAPGLRFGCQETVNRNLAWQLSQGGANVSGGTPSQLNSMIVGTLLNSGKATEVIGNLRKEYLLRSTTLYEAIKKYLPRDTKYDMQLGGYFSWCTLPEGYNCKEIQDELEKRYNVILANGSSFEVIGDEKNWGQRSVRLSISFLESQDIEKGIKLWGSICEEYAIKHNLSFR, from the coding sequence ATGACCACACATCCTAAAACTACTGCTACTTCTAAACctatcaacttcttcaagggACATCCGTCATTTCGGTTGTTGCCTCGTGAGGCAATAATTGAAGCAACAACACAATTGCTCTCTCCTGAAGTTAGGGACTTTGATGACAAGAACGAGGACAGACATCCTTTGACTTATGGGCCAGATGAAGGTTCCCTTTGGGTGCGTACAGCTATTGCGGACTTCAACAATACGTGTTTCCAATTGGcggaagaaaaaatgaaatcgAAGGCTGAATATATTAATTTAACAGCGGGAGCCTCCTACGGTGTCATGAATATTTTACAACAAACAACGTTGCCCCATACTGGATATACCAGACAGGCATTTTTGGTATCTCCTACTTACTTTCTCATCAATGAGACATTTATTGATTCGGGGTTTGGCGGCAAGTTGACTGCAATTGAAGAGCTTGGACATGGGAGGATCGACTTGGAGACCctagaaaagaagataaagtACTTCGATTCGATATCTGTGGACCATCCATCTGATCTGGATTTAATAACAGCACCCAATTCGTCTAAAAAAGTTTATCGATATGTAATATACTTGATTCCAACATACTCAAACCCTGGAGGACAAACATACTCACTGGAGACAAGAATAAAACTTATAGAACTTGCAAGGAAGCATGATATGCTAATTATATCAGATGATGTTTATGACCTGTTGAAATATGATGACCCTCTCGATAAATTGCCCCGTCCTCTTCCACGTCTCACTCATTTAGATAGACTTTCATATGAAAATGGAGAGTCAGGTTATGGTAACACTGTGTCAAATGCTACTTTTTCTAAACTCATTGCCCCAGGTTTAAGATTTGGATGCCAAGAAACTGTAAATCGTAATCTAGCTTGGCAACTCTCACAAGGTGGGGCAAATGTCTCGGGTGGTACTCCCTCTCAATTAAACTCCATGATTGTTGGGACATTGTTAAACTCGGGCAAGGCAACGGAAGTTATTGGCAATTTGAGAAAAGAATACTTGCTTAGATCGACTACATTATATGAAGCCATTAAAAAATACCTTCCAAGAGATACGAAATATGACATGCAACTCGGAGGCTATTTCTCCTGGTGCACATTACCGGAAGGTTATAATTGTAAGGAAATTCAAGATGAACTTGAAAAGCGTTATAACGTTATATTGGCCAACGGAAGCTCTTTTGAAGTTATCGGCGATGAAAAGAATTGGGGTCAGAGATCTGTAAGACTTTCTATAAGTTTTCTCGAATCGcaagatattgaaaaaggTATCAAACTTTGGGGATCTATCTGTGAAGAATACGCAATTAAACATAACTTGTCATTTCGTTGA
- the PET122 gene encoding translational activator PET122 family protein → MMLDLPAITRKCLRGNLGEVLREVRKVPKESIDKSFMQFYLAQSTKYVHWPSISFIWNTFVVRRELMVVRPNILADIAKISVHENKYGFTRTVLRHYNRYYISQRGIRWDGYRYLLLNAHIEIYAKRPNTKANFKKKWHAYIVELDNELTHYPVSVYDFPNLTASMRNIPIERLKKWLLNDCKEGSMNPYSMPMLLNMILLQPHVSGAEKIDVFKEFVQKTSVDLSRYLQDSVQILFHECDGVSMRDLVEELQALHMTFDEKTTRKLQSLGLLE, encoded by the coding sequence ATGATGCTGGACTTACCTGCGATTACCAGAAAGTGTTTGCGAGGGAACCTTGGAGAAGTCTTGAGAGAAGTACGAAAAGTGCCGAAAGAGAGCATAGATAAGTCTTTTATGCAATTCTATTTGGCCCAGTCCACAAAATATGTTCACTGGCCGTCTATATCATTCATCTGGAACACTTTTGTAGTACGACGGGAACTTATGGTGGTGAGGCCTAATATCTTGGCGGATATAGCCAAAATATCGGTTcatgaaaataaatatgGATTTACGCGGACAGTACTACGGCATTACAACCGCTATTACATTTCTCAACGTGGTATAAGGTGGGATGGCTACCGGTACTTGTTGTTAAACGCTCACATTGAGATATATGCGAAAAGGCCGAACACAAAAGccaacttcaagaagaaatggcATGCCTACATTGTCGAGCTTGACAATGAGCTCACGCACTATCCTGTTTCGGTGTATGATTTCCCAAACTTAACGGCTTCAATGCGTAATATACCTATTGAAAGGTTGAAAAAATGGCTATTGAACGATTGTAAAGAAGGCTCCATGAACCCATATTCAATGCCCATGCTTCTCAACATGATCTTGCTGCAACCGCATGTCTCCGGGGCCGAAAAAATTGACGTGTTCAAAGAATTCGTCCAGAAAACATCGGTAGATTTATCTCGATACCTCCAGGACTCTGTTCAAATCTTGTTTCACGAATGTGACGGAGTGTCCATGAGAGATTTAGTAGAGGAGCTGCAAGCCTTACATATGacttttgatgaaaagacTACAAGGAAACTTCAGTCTCTGGGACTTCTAGAATAA